A region of the Edaphobacter lichenicola genome:
GAGGTCCAGAGGTCCTGATTCATATGGTGATGAGGATAACGGTGTGTGGCTGGAGAGGCAAATTGGTGCTGAGTTTGGTTGCGTTCGAGGGAGTGTTAGCGTGTTCGTAGAGAGTTGATCGTGCGAGGAGTTTGAGATGCGAGTTGGTTCCAGCGTTGGTCTGGTTTTTGTGGCGGCTTTGGTTTGGGGTGCAGTGGCGCGGGGGCAGACCGTGGCCGATGTAAGTTTGCAGCCGCACGCTGTGGGTAGCGTGCCTTGTGCTCCAAGCGGTGATGCGACTTGGATGACGCCGGCGGAGAAGAGTTGCTATGCAACTACTCCTGACTATGCGGAGACGATGGCTTATTTGAATCGCGTGCAGAGTGCGGCGCCGGGGCAGGTGAAGATTGAGGCGTTTGGGAAGACGGGTGAGGGCAGGGAGTTGGATGTGGTGGTGGTTTCGCGGGATGGGGTATTTGATCCTTCTGAGTTACATAAAGCGAAACGCCCGATTGTGCTGGTGCAGAACTCAATTCATGCCGGGGAGATGGATGGGAAGGATGCTTGCCTTGCGCTGCTGCGGGATATGGTGATCTCGAAGACGAAGGCGAGCCTGCTGGAGCGGGCGGTGTTTGTGTTTATCCCGATCTATAACGCGGATGGGCATGAGCGGAGGAGCGCTTATAACCGAATCAACCAGGCTGGGCCGGCGGAGATGGGCTGGCGGGGCAATGGGACGAACCTGAATTTGAATCGCGATTATCTGAAGTTGGATACGCCGGAGGCTCGAGCGTTCAACTCGATGTTTCATCGCTGGCTGCCGGATTTTTTTGTGGATGACCATGTAACAGATGGTGCGGACTATCAATATGACGTGACGTTCACGATTGATGATGGGCCGAATGTGCCGAGGGGAACGGCGAAGTGGGTGGATGAGGTCGCGACGCCGACGCTTGAGAAGTATGTGGACTCGCATGGGCATCTGGCTTCGCCGACTTATATCAATTTTGTGAATGACAACGATCCGGGGGAGGGGTTGGGTTTCAACGATGATCCGCCGCGGTTCTCGACAGGCTATGTGATTCTTGAGGGCCGGCCGGGGATGCTGGTTGAGCTGCATATGCTGAAGGACTATAAGACGCGCGTGACGGGGAACTACGAGATTCTTGCGGGACTGATGGAGCTGATGAATCGCGATGCGGATAAGGTGATTGCGCTGAATGCGGCGGCGGATAAGGAGGCAGAGGCGCTGGGCGCGCATCCGCTGGGGAATGTGATGTATCCGCTGGCGTTGGGATGGAGCGGGGATACGACGCCGTTTTTGTTTCGCGGATACAAGTACACGCGGGAGTTGAGTGCGGTTTCGGGGGCGATGCGGGTGGAGTATTCGCATGAGCCGTGGAATGTCTCGCTGCCGTTTCAGACTGGGTTCAAGGTGAAGGCGGAGACGAGGGTGCCGGCTGCTTACATTATTCCGGCGCAGTGGGTGAAGGTGATTGATGTGCTGGCGGCGCATCAAGTGGAGATGGAGCGGACGACGGCGGTGTGGACGGGTGATGTGGAGACGTATCAGTGTGCTGGGATGGCGTGGCAGGAGCCTCCGTTTGAAGGACGGCATCCGACGTTCAATGGCGAGGCGATGCATGATCCGGGGAAGTATGGGAGCTGCGTGCTGGTGCGGGAGAAGAGGACGTTTCCGGCGGGGTCGGCGGTGGTGCGGCTGAATCAGCGGCTGTCGAAGGTGGCGTTGGAGTGGCTGGAGCCGGCGGGGCCTGACTCGGCGCTGCAGTGGGGGTTCTTCGATTCGATCTTCGAGCAGAGGGAGTATGGCGAAGCGTATGTGCTGGAGTCGCTGGCGCGGGAGATGATGGCGAAGGATCCGAAGCTGAAGACGGAGTTTGAGAAGAAGGTGGCGAGCGATCCGGTGTTTGCGGGGAACGCGTATGCGCGGCTGGAGTTTTTCTATGAGCGGACGCCGTGGTTTGCGGCGAATCGGGTGGGACAGTATCCGGTGGGGCGTTTGCTGAGCGTTGATGGGGTACCGGTGGCGCGATAGTTGCTGGTCGATGTTCGCAGGTCGATGGGCTATGATGGGGACCTTCCGAAGAGAGGTGAGCTATGCATGATCTTGTCGTCGATCTTGTGGCTGTTGCGGTGTGCGGAGCTGTGGGCGGCTTCGTCAATGTGTTTATTGGGGATTCTGGACTTCACCTCCCGACGATAGAAGAAGGGGTCTTTCGTCCGGGATACATCGGTGTGGTGC
Encoded here:
- a CDS encoding M14 family metallopeptidase, with product MRVGSSVGLVFVAALVWGAVARGQTVADVSLQPHAVGSVPCAPSGDATWMTPAEKSCYATTPDYAETMAYLNRVQSAAPGQVKIEAFGKTGEGRELDVVVVSRDGVFDPSELHKAKRPIVLVQNSIHAGEMDGKDACLALLRDMVISKTKASLLERAVFVFIPIYNADGHERRSAYNRINQAGPAEMGWRGNGTNLNLNRDYLKLDTPEARAFNSMFHRWLPDFFVDDHVTDGADYQYDVTFTIDDGPNVPRGTAKWVDEVATPTLEKYVDSHGHLASPTYINFVNDNDPGEGLGFNDDPPRFSTGYVILEGRPGMLVELHMLKDYKTRVTGNYEILAGLMELMNRDADKVIALNAAADKEAEALGAHPLGNVMYPLALGWSGDTTPFLFRGYKYTRELSAVSGAMRVEYSHEPWNVSLPFQTGFKVKAETRVPAAYIIPAQWVKVIDVLAAHQVEMERTTAVWTGDVETYQCAGMAWQEPPFEGRHPTFNGEAMHDPGKYGSCVLVREKRTFPAGSAVVRLNQRLSKVALEWLEPAGPDSALQWGFFDSIFEQREYGEAYVLESLAREMMAKDPKLKTEFEKKVASDPVFAGNAYARLEFFYERTPWFAANRVGQYPVGRLLSVDGVPVAR